In the Solibacillus sp. FSL K6-1523 genome, one interval contains:
- a CDS encoding TRAP transporter small permease gives MQIAKKVWAFIEEISAGTFFSAGIVLIFYGVVMRYIFNSPQAWVEEVARYSLIWGVFLGFGLALRHNQHIQVDILYDKLKPGMKRILDILATGISILFCVIYTYYGVILVESRFHSGMVSLDVGIPMWIVYLILPISGILFLLRFIERLVNILAGKDENYANPLN, from the coding sequence ATGCAAATAGCAAAAAAGGTTTGGGCATTTATTGAAGAAATTTCTGCTGGAACATTTTTCTCAGCTGGAATTGTACTTATTTTTTACGGAGTTGTTATGCGATATATTTTCAACTCACCACAAGCATGGGTTGAGGAAGTTGCCCGTTATTCATTAATTTGGGGTGTATTTTTAGGCTTTGGCTTAGCACTACGCCACAACCAACATATTCAGGTGGATATTTTATACGATAAATTAAAGCCTGGGATGAAACGTATACTCGATATTTTAGCAACAGGAATTAGTATTCTCTTTTGTGTTATTTATACATATTACGGGGTTATTTTAGTAGAATCTCGTTTCCATTCAGGAATGGTTTCATTAGACGTAGGAATTCCAATGTGGATTGTTTACTTAATTTTACCGATTTCAGGAATTTTATTCTTACTACGCTTTATTGAGCGATTAGTAAATATCCTTGCAGGAAAGGATGAAAACTATGCTAATCCTCTTAATTAG
- a CDS encoding TRAP transporter large permease produces the protein MLILLISFFVLVFLRVPVAVSLAMSTVFVLFQADFNMTMMPQRMFTALDSFPMMAIPGFVLAGIIMARGGISKYLIEALRTWVGHLPGGLAVVTILACAIFAAISGSSPATAAAIGSIMIPAMLAAGYGKRYSMGLIAAGGTLGILIPPSIPLIIYGITSEESIGELFMAGVIPGLGLTGLLIVMAIIYAKRNGFKGDTPATWGERGRKSLKAIWGAFLPILILGSIYSGAVTPTESAVIAVFYGLIVSIFIYRELHWRDIRPIIVESINITAMIFLIIAAASLFGLYLTNAQVPHLVGQWIADSDMNKWIFMFLINIIFFVMGMFLEAVSIILITLPILLPMLAHFDINLIHFAIIMTINMELGMITPPVGLNLFVVSGIAKEKLGEVVKGVIPFIIIMVLFLFVVIFMPQLSLWLPEIMMK, from the coding sequence ATGCTAATCCTCTTAATTAGTTTTTTCGTTTTAGTCTTTTTACGTGTTCCCGTTGCTGTTAGTTTAGCAATGTCGACAGTGTTCGTTTTATTCCAAGCGGATTTTAATATGACGATGATGCCACAGCGTATGTTTACAGCGCTCGATTCATTCCCGATGATGGCAATTCCTGGTTTCGTATTAGCTGGAATTATCATGGCTCGCGGTGGTATTTCTAAATATTTAATTGAAGCCCTGCGCACATGGGTTGGTCATCTACCTGGTGGTTTAGCAGTTGTAACGATTTTAGCATGTGCGATTTTCGCTGCCATTTCAGGTTCTTCACCTGCAACAGCTGCGGCAATCGGGTCAATCATGATTCCTGCAATGTTAGCTGCTGGTTATGGCAAACGTTATTCAATGGGGCTAATTGCCGCTGGTGGTACGTTAGGTATTTTAATTCCACCTAGTATTCCGTTAATCATTTACGGGATTACTTCTGAAGAATCAATCGGTGAATTATTCATGGCTGGGGTTATTCCTGGTCTTGGTTTAACAGGTTTATTAATCGTCATGGCAATTATTTATGCAAAACGTAATGGTTTTAAAGGAGATACGCCTGCTACTTGGGGCGAGCGCGGTAGAAAATCTTTAAAAGCAATTTGGGGTGCATTTTTACCAATTTTAATTTTAGGAAGTATTTATTCTGGTGCCGTAACACCAACAGAATCAGCGGTTATTGCAGTATTCTACGGTCTTATTGTATCCATATTCATTTACCGTGAACTACACTGGCGTGATATTCGTCCAATCATTGTAGAATCAATCAATATTACAGCGATGATTTTCCTAATTATTGCGGCCGCCTCATTATTCGGTTTATATTTAACGAATGCTCAAGTTCCACACTTAGTAGGTCAATGGATTGCCGACAGTGATATGAATAAATGGATATTCATGTTCCTTATTAACATTATCTTCTTCGTAATGGGGATGTTCTTAGAAGCCGTTTCAATTATTTTAATTACGCTGCCAATTTTATTACCAATGCTTGCTCACTTTGATATTAACTTAATTCACTTTGCGATTATTATGACAATCAACATGGAGCTTGGTATGATTACACCTCCAGTTGGTCTAAACTTATTCGTAGTAAGTGGGATTGCGAAAGAAAAGCTTGGTGAAGTTGTAAAAGGAGTTATTCCATTTATTATCATTATGGTTCTTTTCTTATTCGTAGTAATTTTTATGCCACAACTTTCTCTATGGCTACCCGAAATTATGATGAAATAA
- a CDS encoding peptidylprolyl isomerase, with product MLPQLTKELNPGEVLVEMNTTMGAIKIKLFPEQAPKTVENFLGHAKSGYYNGIIFHRVIPNFMVQGGDPTGTGMGGESIWGGTFEDECVPELLNIRGALSMANAGPGTNGSQFFIVQAPKVEVSMLKQMEVRGWAKEEVELYKKNGGTPWLDGKHTVFGQVVEGMDIVDKITNVDRNMHDKPKEDVKIESITVID from the coding sequence ATGTTACCACAATTAACGAAAGAACTAAATCCTGGTGAAGTATTAGTCGAAATGAACACAACGATGGGTGCAATTAAAATTAAATTATTCCCAGAACAAGCACCAAAAACAGTTGAAAACTTTTTAGGACATGCTAAATCAGGCTATTATAACGGTATTATTTTCCACCGTGTTATTCCAAACTTCATGGTTCAAGGTGGCGACCCGACAGGTACTGGTATGGGCGGCGAATCAATTTGGGGCGGAACATTTGAAGATGAGTGTGTGCCAGAATTATTAAATATTCGTGGTGCATTATCAATGGCTAATGCAGGCCCTGGTACAAACGGATCTCAATTCTTTATTGTACAAGCACCTAAAGTAGAAGTTTCGATGCTGAAGCAAATGGAAGTTCGTGGATGGGCTAAAGAAGAAGTAGAGTTATACAAGAAAAACGGTGGTACACCATGGTTAGATGGTAAACACACTGTATTTGGTCAAGTTGTAGAAGGTATGGATATTGTTGACAAAATTACGAACGTTGACCGTAATATGCACGATAAACCTAAAGAAGATGTTAAAATTGAATCAATCACTGTAATCGACTAA
- a CDS encoding MFS transporter, whose amino-acid sequence MQNMKSNFAIILIANFIVAASATMIMPFLSLYIGTLGHFSEDYVQTWAGLIFAATFISALLMSPIWGRIADKYGYKPIMIINCFGIAISIFLMGYVQNVEQFFILRLGMGVVTGFIPTSMAFISKHTPKKMAGKTLGTLQMGSVGGTLFGPVIGGMMADAVGFQYTFTITATAITVAAIIIIFGIHEPAIIQKKKSSIYSRKNVLRAIFQHRLILNIMLVTTLIQIGNFSIQPLLSLYVSQLTTSQEVALLAGITFSAAGLGNIAFARFWGKLSDHHGYEKVLSFLLIVSVLFIIPQAFVTELWQLIILRFLFGIVSGGLIPITTALIRREAPIEVQGEMMGYNQSFRFLGNILGPVLGGIVASAGGIHSVFYTTGMLFALAFIVMYLLRKLPDQEMNDLLRENQLAQK is encoded by the coding sequence TTGCAAAATATGAAAAGTAATTTCGCCATTATTTTAATTGCCAACTTTATCGTTGCAGCTTCTGCAACGATGATTATGCCCTTCCTTTCTCTTTATATTGGTACATTAGGACATTTTTCAGAAGACTATGTACAAACATGGGCAGGGTTAATCTTTGCTGCTACTTTCATTTCTGCCTTACTCATGTCGCCTATTTGGGGAAGAATTGCGGATAAATACGGCTATAAACCGATTATGATCATTAACTGTTTCGGCATTGCCATCAGTATTTTTTTAATGGGCTATGTTCAAAACGTTGAGCAATTTTTCATTTTGCGTTTAGGTATGGGCGTGGTAACAGGTTTTATCCCTACTTCTATGGCATTTATAAGTAAGCACACCCCTAAAAAAATGGCCGGCAAAACGCTTGGCACGCTTCAAATGGGGAGTGTTGGTGGTACACTGTTTGGTCCTGTTATCGGCGGTATGATGGCTGATGCGGTTGGCTTTCAATATACATTTACGATTACTGCCACCGCCATTACGGTAGCGGCCATTATTATTATTTTCGGCATTCATGAGCCGGCCATTATTCAAAAAAAGAAAAGCTCCATTTATTCAAGGAAAAATGTATTACGCGCGATTTTCCAACATCGTTTAATTTTAAATATTATGCTCGTTACAACGTTAATTCAAATCGGGAACTTTAGTATTCAACCTTTACTGTCGCTTTATGTGTCCCAGTTAACAACTTCTCAAGAAGTGGCGCTACTTGCCGGGATCACCTTTAGTGCAGCGGGTCTTGGCAATATTGCATTCGCACGCTTTTGGGGAAAATTAAGCGACCATCATGGATATGAGAAAGTGCTGTCATTCCTGCTCATTGTTTCCGTTCTTTTTATTATTCCACAAGCTTTTGTCACAGAACTATGGCAATTGATTATTTTACGGTTCTTATTTGGAATTGTTTCTGGTGGATTAATTCCGATTACGACGGCCTTAATACGACGGGAAGCACCGATTGAAGTGCAAGGGGAAATGATGGGATACAACCAAAGTTTCCGCTTTTTAGGGAATATTTTAGGTCCTGTATTAGGGGGGATTGTAGCAAGTGCTGGCGGGATTCATTCGGTTTTCTATACGACCGGCATGCTATTTGCCCTCGCGTTTATCGTTATGTACTTGCTCCGAAAATTGCCTGATCAGGAGATGAATGATTTATTACGAGAAAATCAGCTCGCACAAAAATAA
- a CDS encoding transglycosylase domain-containing protein, which yields MKQFFGYLLIVCSIPILLLVGSEVWKEITKAKQHGQLIEQSIELPEVVSSLPVTLYDANGQIFSEEYTEWSQPMSLNDMPELVKQLFILSEDEDFFSHIGFDVSAITRAFVANTSDQSIQQGGSTITQQLVRMRYLTEQKTYERKLMELFYAYELEKLYSKEQILEMYLNEMYFSNQVYGIGAAASYYYNKPLAKLTLAEIALIAAIPNNPSLYDPIKNFSNTKSRQERLIDKLTEHQIISSAEAFMHKNEVIELDVKSKIQQHPSYSTYVLQELKWLIAEQTGYAQKIAQTDDKMEKEYLQLELKKIVNDVLSNGINIYTALQPDKQAQDEIAVNAILTEPDLQASATVIHNTTREIVSIYGGKDYKKFDLHRAFQSPRQPGSAFKPISVYAPYFETTNASKNALVNGGAYCVGKFCPENYGRSIYGKVTLATAFKHSINTSALRLFEMIGVNTAFQFIDRFQFDSIVDKDRTYAAALGGLTYGVTTLEMANAYSSFVDGYFSPAHSIRKVTDLEGNLLYSWPKERQEIWSAYTVNTMRDILTDVVKSGTGKGLSSSSGYIGAKTGTTNQFKDYWVAGLTKDYTAAVWIGYDIPRSMEKIENAKIHFSIFNAITD from the coding sequence ATGAAACAATTTTTTGGCTACTTACTTATTGTTTGTAGCATTCCAATACTCCTGTTAGTCGGGAGTGAAGTTTGGAAAGAAATTACGAAAGCCAAACAACATGGGCAGCTAATTGAACAGTCCATTGAGTTACCCGAAGTCGTTTCTTCATTACCCGTGACGCTTTATGATGCGAACGGTCAAATTTTTAGTGAAGAATATACCGAGTGGTCACAACCCATGTCATTGAATGATATGCCTGAACTCGTCAAGCAATTATTTATACTAAGTGAGGATGAAGACTTCTTTTCTCATATTGGTTTTGATGTGAGTGCCATTACCCGCGCTTTTGTCGCCAATACATCCGACCAATCGATCCAACAAGGCGGAAGTACGATTACACAGCAACTCGTGCGCATGCGTTATTTAACAGAACAAAAAACGTATGAACGAAAGCTGATGGAATTATTTTACGCTTATGAACTTGAGAAACTTTATTCAAAAGAGCAAATTTTAGAAATGTACTTAAATGAAATGTATTTTAGCAATCAAGTGTATGGTATCGGTGCGGCGGCTAGCTATTATTACAATAAACCCCTTGCCAAACTGACACTCGCGGAAATCGCCTTAATTGCGGCAATTCCAAATAATCCGTCTTTATATGACCCGATTAAAAACTTTAGCAATACGAAAAGTCGGCAAGAACGGTTAATTGATAAGTTAACGGAGCATCAAATTATTTCTTCTGCTGAGGCATTCATGCATAAAAATGAAGTCATTGAATTAGATGTAAAAAGCAAAATTCAACAGCATCCAAGCTATAGTACATATGTATTACAAGAGCTAAAATGGTTAATTGCTGAACAGACAGGCTATGCACAAAAAATCGCTCAGACAGATGATAAAATGGAAAAAGAATATTTACAGTTGGAATTAAAAAAGATTGTCAATGATGTTTTAAGTAACGGAATCAATATTTATACTGCGCTTCAGCCAGATAAACAGGCACAAGATGAAATTGCTGTTAATGCCATTTTAACGGAGCCAGACCTACAGGCGAGTGCAACTGTAATTCATAATACAACGAGGGAAATCGTTAGTATTTACGGTGGGAAAGATTATAAAAAGTTTGATTTGCATCGAGCTTTCCAGTCACCTAGACAACCTGGATCTGCTTTTAAGCCTATAAGTGTTTATGCACCTTATTTTGAAACGACAAATGCATCTAAAAATGCGCTCGTCAATGGTGGGGCTTATTGTGTTGGCAAATTCTGTCCAGAAAACTATGGAAGAAGTATTTATGGCAAAGTAACACTTGCAACAGCCTTTAAGCATAGTATTAATACGAGTGCCCTCCGATTATTTGAAATGATTGGCGTGAATACCGCCTTCCAATTTATCGACCGTTTCCAGTTCGACTCCATCGTCGATAAAGATCGAACTTACGCGGCAGCTTTAGGAGGCTTAACTTACGGTGTAACGACGCTCGAAATGGCTAATGCTTATTCAAGCTTTGTGGACGGCTATTTTTCCCCTGCCCATAGCATTCGGAAAGTCACGGATTTAGAAGGAAACTTGCTTTACAGCTGGCCAAAGGAACGACAAGAAATTTGGTCTGCCTATACGGTCAATACGATGCGTGATATCCTGACTGACGTAGTGAAAAGCGGTACGGGTAAAGGCTTATCCAGCTCATCGGGTTATATAGGGGCCAAAACTGGAACAACAAATCAGTTTAAAGACTATTGGGTAGCAGGCTTAACAAAAGATTACACAGCAGCGGTTTGGATTGGCTATGACATCCCCCGCTCTATGGAAAAAATCGAAAATGCCAAAATTCATTTTTCTATTTTTAATGCGATTACAGACTAA
- a CDS encoding DUF5366 family protein — translation MRNPYVYGYLPLFTIILFSLSFGIFAVSESLELFNAIGVYSGMREFLSDLELRFVLLIVFALIFFMLFSALKLIGETIHELGMLFFSKDQAGETMSVARGGYVIFFFGSFASVIGIQSILILIIVFIATVFSYFIYTIYKTSQFMTVSGMIGLIFFEIITWFIFITLIVYALLKLYNGILASLPFAT, via the coding sequence ATGAGAAATCCATATGTTTATGGTTACTTACCACTATTTACTATTATTTTATTTAGTCTTTCATTCGGCATATTTGCTGTATCGGAGTCGTTGGAATTATTCAATGCGATTGGTGTTTATAGCGGTATGCGGGAATTTTTATCTGATTTAGAATTACGCTTTGTGTTGCTTATTGTGTTTGCGCTAATATTTTTCATGTTATTTTCAGCTTTGAAATTAATCGGCGAAACGATTCATGAGCTTGGCATGCTATTTTTTTCAAAAGATCAGGCGGGCGAAACAATGAGCGTCGCGCGTGGCGGCTATGTTATTTTCTTCTTTGGGTCATTTGCATCTGTTATTGGCATTCAATCAATCCTTATATTAATAATTGTCTTTATTGCGACTGTTTTTAGTTATTTCATTTATACGATTTATAAAACGAGCCAATTTATGACGGTTAGTGGTATGATAGGGCTTATCTTTTTTGAAATCATAACATGGTTTATTTTTATTACATTAATCGTGTATGCACTTCTAAAATTATATAATGGCATACTTGCAAGTTTACCATTTGCTACATAG
- a CDS encoding leucyl aminopeptidase — protein MNIEKNVKTFETVTSETLIIGIQKHREQMKSWSLVSDFFGETIDVWLRSGDINTEAQKLTKIPYTGVNAQLKRIIFVGLGEQKNNTTDNLREAFAAVGKEMKASKIKDVAIWMDSFATDRIDEEEVAFLAGEGLHLGYYTMSNYKTSSNEADAYFDAVQFVTTATIEEVASNFEVGKIYADAVNEARTLINLPPNMLTATDLANYAVEMAAKYDFEIEVLNKAQLEEIGMGGILAVNRGSVEEPRLITMKYKATPHFENAIGLVGKGVTYDTGGYSLKPKDGMVGMKGDMGGAAAVLGAMQIIGATRPNQNVLAVIGATDNMVSGNAIKPDDVITMYNGKTVEVLNTDAEGRLVLADATTYAKQQGANYLIDVATLTGGVIVALGHDKTGALTNDEEFFEEFMGAAIETGEFVWRLPLTNNDKKRIRKSDVADLNNSPGRDGHMIFGGGFVGEFAEETPWIHLDIAGTSDASAPHVLGPKGGTGVMVRTLATFVEQRAND, from the coding sequence ATGAATATTGAAAAAAACGTGAAAACATTTGAAACAGTTACTTCTGAAACATTAATTATCGGTATACAAAAACACCGAGAGCAGATGAAAAGTTGGTCATTAGTCAGTGACTTTTTTGGTGAAACAATCGATGTTTGGTTGCGCAGTGGAGATATCAATACAGAAGCGCAAAAATTGACGAAAATCCCATACACAGGTGTAAATGCTCAGCTAAAACGCATTATTTTTGTTGGCCTAGGTGAACAAAAAAATAATACAACAGATAATTTACGTGAAGCATTTGCGGCAGTTGGGAAAGAAATGAAAGCATCTAAAATAAAGGATGTTGCTATATGGATGGATTCATTTGCGACAGATCGAATAGATGAGGAAGAAGTTGCATTTTTAGCGGGAGAAGGTTTGCACTTAGGTTATTACACAATGTCAAATTATAAAACATCTTCCAATGAAGCAGACGCGTACTTCGATGCAGTGCAATTTGTTACAACAGCAACAATTGAGGAAGTCGCATCAAACTTTGAAGTTGGGAAAATTTATGCAGACGCAGTAAATGAGGCGCGTACATTAATTAATTTACCTCCCAATATGTTAACGGCGACAGATTTAGCAAATTATGCAGTGGAAATGGCTGCGAAATATGATTTTGAAATTGAAGTGTTAAACAAAGCACAACTTGAAGAAATCGGGATGGGCGGTATTTTAGCAGTTAACCGTGGATCCGTAGAAGAGCCTCGCCTGATTACGATGAAATATAAAGCGACGCCACACTTTGAAAATGCAATCGGTCTTGTAGGAAAAGGGGTAACGTATGATACAGGTGGTTATTCGTTAAAGCCAAAAGACGGTATGGTTGGCATGAAAGGGGATATGGGCGGTGCAGCTGCAGTATTAGGCGCGATGCAAATTATCGGTGCTACACGTCCAAATCAAAATGTACTTGCCGTTATTGGGGCAACAGATAACATGGTTTCAGGTAACGCAATTAAGCCGGATGATGTTATTACGATGTATAACGGCAAAACGGTTGAAGTATTGAATACAGATGCTGAAGGGCGTCTTGTGTTAGCGGATGCAACAACTTATGCAAAACAGCAAGGAGCAAATTATTTAATTGATGTGGCCACATTAACAGGTGGCGTGATTGTTGCACTTGGTCATGATAAAACGGGTGCTTTAACGAATGACGAGGAATTCTTCGAGGAATTTATGGGAGCAGCAATTGAGACTGGCGAATTTGTATGGCGTTTACCATTAACGAATAATGATAAAAAACGCATTCGAAAATCAGATGTAGCAGATTTAAATAATTCACCGGGACGCGATGGTCATATGATTTTTGGTGGAGGCTTTGTTGGTGAATTTGCAGAGGAGACACCGTGGATTCATTTAGATATCGCAGGAACATCCGATGCATCTGCTCCCCATGTACTCGGACCAAAAGGTGGAACAGGTGTCATGGTGCGTACATTAGCAACATTCGTAGAACAACGAGCAAACGATTAA
- a CDS encoding divergent PAP2 family protein: protein MGVLIELLQNTPLWLGIFAIIFAQLLKVPINFIITRKLDWSLLTSTGGMPSSHSAAVTSVATAVGFEVGFNSPIFAVAAMLAGIVMYDASHVRFQAGRHAAVLNEIRHELQSFFKEIKRWPELNEQEKIEDLKTLLGHKKSEVFIGGLSGILLAIVVYNLL, encoded by the coding sequence GTGGGTGTACTTATCGAACTATTACAAAATACGCCACTTTGGCTCGGTATTTTCGCTATTATTTTTGCACAGCTCTTAAAAGTGCCTATTAATTTTATCATTACACGAAAACTCGATTGGAGCTTACTTACCTCGACTGGTGGGATGCCGAGTTCTCATTCAGCTGCGGTAACAAGTGTTGCAACAGCTGTTGGTTTCGAAGTTGGTTTTAACTCCCCCATTTTTGCGGTGGCTGCCATGCTCGCTGGAATTGTTATGTACGATGCAAGTCATGTGCGTTTCCAAGCTGGACGACATGCCGCTGTGCTCAATGAAATACGCCATGAACTGCAATCATTTTTTAAAGAAATTAAACGTTGGCCTGAATTAAATGAACAAGAAAAAATTGAAGACTTAAAAACTTTACTCGGTCATAAAAAAAGTGAAGTTTTCATCGGGGGATTGTCAGGGATTCTTTTAGCAATTGTTGTATATAACTTGCTTTAA
- a CDS encoding YuiB family protein, whose amino-acid sequence MNDVSLVQVIISVVLFFVMFFGIGFLLNMLLRMTWLMAIIYPIVVVFIIDEVSFLDYIFKPGSAFPALMDKFQSLHLVDIVILSGGLGGAIVAGFVMIALRKAGYRMF is encoded by the coding sequence ATGAATGACGTTTCATTAGTACAAGTAATCATTTCAGTTGTTCTCTTTTTTGTTATGTTTTTTGGAATCGGTTTCCTTCTCAATATGTTACTGCGAATGACTTGGTTAATGGCGATTATTTATCCAATTGTTGTCGTATTTATCATTGATGAGGTAAGCTTCCTCGATTACATCTTTAAGCCTGGCTCAGCTTTCCCAGCGCTTATGGATAAGTTTCAATCGTTACATTTAGTCGATATTGTTATTTTATCGGGTGGATTAGGCGGAGCGATTGTCGCAGGATTTGTGATGATTGCATTGCGTAAAGCCGGATATCGCATGTTCTAA
- a CDS encoding NUDIX hydrolase, whose translation MATDRGKVWLGVAAIIENTKGEWLLVKKTYGGLKGAWSLPAGFVQQAETVTTAVIREVKEETGVSCEVKGLIGFRSGVILNDISDNMAIFYCQPIEENPMIHIQEREIAEACWLVPSLILENEHASIMLKEMAQEHVKQHIHPIIEGVNPGDVFGYSEYHLFFKK comes from the coding sequence ATGGCGACAGATCGTGGGAAAGTATGGCTTGGTGTAGCAGCAATTATTGAAAATACAAAAGGTGAATGGCTTCTCGTCAAAAAAACATATGGTGGCTTGAAAGGCGCATGGTCATTACCAGCAGGCTTTGTACAACAAGCTGAAACCGTCACAACAGCGGTCATTCGTGAGGTGAAGGAAGAGACGGGTGTGTCATGCGAAGTGAAGGGACTTATCGGATTTCGCTCGGGCGTTATTTTAAATGATATAAGTGATAATATGGCGATATTTTATTGCCAGCCTATCGAGGAAAATCCAATGATTCACATTCAAGAACGGGAAATTGCAGAAGCGTGTTGGCTTGTTCCTTCATTGATTCTAGAAAATGAACATGCTTCGATTATGCTAAAAGAAATGGCGCAGGAGCATGTAAAACAGCATATTCATCCCATAATCGAAGGGGTTAACCCAGGCGATGTTTTTGGGTATAGTGAATATCACTTATTTTTCAAGAAATAA
- a CDS encoding MerR family transcriptional regulator has product MKSIQQMSKQYRVTARTLRYYEELGILSPNRQGNTRLYSQREEAKMKLIVRGKKFGFTLDEIKEMVHLFNADQTGIKQLERTIQFGDEKIALIDEQIVELMKIRTELEQMKYDFQLKLLSLKGDSS; this is encoded by the coding sequence GTGAAATCGATTCAACAAATGAGCAAACAATATCGAGTGACAGCACGAACATTGCGTTATTACGAAGAACTTGGCATTTTATCACCGAATCGCCAAGGGAATACAAGGCTTTATTCACAACGCGAGGAAGCAAAAATGAAATTAATTGTTCGAGGGAAGAAATTTGGTTTTACCCTCGATGAAATTAAGGAAATGGTGCATCTTTTTAATGCGGATCAAACAGGAATAAAGCAGTTGGAGCGCACGATTCAATTTGGCGATGAAAAAATAGCACTCATTGATGAGCAAATTGTTGAGCTGATGAAAATTCGCACAGAACTGGAACAAATGAAATATGATTTTCAACTAAAATTACTAAGCTTAAAGGGGGATTCTTCATGA